In Taeniopygia guttata chromosome Z, bTaeGut7.mat, whole genome shotgun sequence, one genomic interval encodes:
- the LOC121468178 gene encoding inositol 1,4,5-trisphosphate receptor-interacting protein-like 1: MEARAKYLEWERLRLEQQVEQLSQKKMPHLQLLAVAVLLALVLVLWIIEWISSLRREENEEENHGANEEEVGNVAGNEDDNDGNDVVNGAALAENNNDNDVANVVQEEDNNVDDRDGQDIMERIQWPVQDLQRVCEWITDLLDNYTICFGHVLSDSFYPVLHRPIGVGSAFEGWSPREQDVVYRVLIPMTPPRGHSFHLELDGEGQRHVRNFRVRVQLECTCTRQQQGENMLCFLHSPEEELRSNQDPSLLDTLCTDSYLDVQKTARWFRQLVKAIWPALPQAHNWHLTLLPSTRSCQFKVTNGEESFRIEMLFGVRRGDSAIFVSSQPREAYTLSTAWPESYAVAEAEFFRYIARQAPPDSLHLKCLQFFSRLVLGFSFSTYTMKTIVMHLLIAIPVSSWSRGHLRERLTDIRDSLHICLRQKCLQHFIVGNRRFPQDINLPPDVRMGRTYNLFHHLAQQPAAHTQAMRDYRVLHKTFKRTALGEDD; this comes from the coding sequence ATGGAAGCGCGTGCAAAGTACTTGGAATGGGAGAGGCTtcggctggagcagcaggtggagcagctctcccagaaGAAGATGCCACACTTGCAGCTCttagctgttgctgtgctcctggccctggtcTTGGTCCTGTGGATTATTGAGTGGATAAGCAGcctgaggagagaggagaatgaagaagaaaaccatggtgcaaatgaagaggaagttgGCAATGTTGCTGGAAATGAAGATGACAATGATGGAAATGATGTTGTCAATGGGGCTGCACTTGCAGAAAACAACAATGACAATGATGTTGCAAATGTAGTCCAAGAAGAAGACAACAATGTTGATGATCGTGATGGACAAGATATAATGGAGCGCATACAGTGGCCTGTACAGGACCTGCAGAGAGTCTGTGAGTGGATAACTGACCTGTTGGACAATTATACAATTTGCTTTGGGCATGTCTTGTCTGACAGTTTCTACCCAGTCCTGCACCGACCCATCGGGGTGGGCAGTGCCTTTGAAGGTTGGAGTCCCCGTGAGCAGGATGTCGTGTACCGTGTGCTCATACCCATGACTCCTCCCCGAGGCCACAGCTTCCACCTGGAGCTGGACGGTGAGGGGCAGAGGCACGTGAGGAACTTCCGTGTCCGCGTGCAGCTGGAGTGCACCTGCacgaggcagcagcagggtgagaacatgctgtgcttcctgcacagccctgaggaggagctgaggagcaaTCAGGATCCCAGCCTCCTAGACACCCTGTGCACCGACTCCTACCTCGACGTGCAGAAAACTGCCCGCTGGTTCCGGCAACTGGTGAAAGCAATCTGGCCAGCTTTGCCTCAGGCACACAACTGGCATTTAACGCTGCTGCCCTCCACACGCTCCTGCCAATTCAAGGTGACCAATGGTGAAGAAAGCTTCAGGATTGAGATGCTGTTCGGGGTGCGGAGAGGTGACTCAGCCATCTTTGTGAGCAGCCAGCCTAGAGAGGCCTACACACTAAGCACAGCCTGGCCTGAGTCCTACGCTGTGGCAGAGGCTGAGTTCTTCAGGTACATTGCCAGGCAGGCCCCCCCTGACAGCTTGCACCTCAAATGCCTTCAGTTCTTCTCCCGCCTTGTTCTGGGCTTCAGCTTCTCCACCTACACCATGAAGACCATCGTCATGCACCTGCTCATTGCCATACCCGTGTCATCGTGGAGCAGGGGACATCTCCGGGAGCGACTGACGGATATCAGGGACAGCCTGCATATATGTTTGCGACAAAAATGCCTCCAGCACTTCATTGTGGGTAACCGGAGGTTTCCTCAGGACATCAATTTACCCCCAGATGTAAGAATGGGTAGGACATACAATCTCTTCCATCACCTGGCGCAGCAGCCGGCTGCCCACACCCAGGCAATGCGGGATTACCGGGTGCTGCACAAGACGTTCAAAAGGACCGCTCTCGGAGAGGATGActga